The nucleotide sequence GTGCGCATCATAATCATACGTATACAGTCTGCATACTTTATGTATAATGTTTTGATGCTTCTCAAGCAATTCAACAAAACTATGTTCTAATTCTTTGGTCAATTTGATAAGTTAGTTACTTTGTAAGTAGCTTTAAATTTTAATTTGTTACAGTTGCATTAAATTAATATTCAAAAATAGTGTTTAAGAGGCTTATATTGTATTTTTGTAATATTTAATTTTCAAGTCATTTTTATGAATATTCCCGAGTCAGAATTCCCAAGAATAGTAATAATTGGCGGTGGCTTTGCAGGAATTAACCTCGCTAAATCTTTAGCTAATAAAAAAGCCCAAGTTGTTCTATTAGATAAAGATAATTACCATACATTTCAACCGCTCTTATATCAAGTTTCAACTGCAGGATTAGAACCAGATTCTATTGCTTATCCACTTCGAAAAATTATTAAAAGGCATAAACATTCTTTTTTTAGACTTGCTGAGGTTAATAATATTGATACCACATTACAAATTGTAGAAACCAATATTGGAAATTTAAAATATGATTATTTGGTTATTGCTACAGGTACAAAAACGAACTTTTTTGGTAATAAAACTATTGAAGCCAATAGTATGCCAATGAAAAAAGTACCCCAAGCGTTAAACATTAGGAGCTTAATTTTACAAAATTTTGAAAAAGCAACGATCGCCAACACAATAGATAAGCGTAAAGCTTTTCTCAATTTTGTGATTGTTGGAGGTGGTCCAACAGGAGTAGAGCTTGCAGGTGCAATTGCTGAACTTAAAAACCATATACTGCCTAGAGATTATCGAGACTTAGACAGTAGTAATATGCAAATTCATTTATTAGAAGGGAATAGCAGAGTGTTACCACCAATGAGTGAGCATGCTTCCAAAAAAGCAGAACGATTTTTAAAGAAACTAGGTGTGCAAGTGCACTGTAATACATTTGTTAAAGAGTATGATGGTTTATCTGTGATTACTAATACAGATTTAAAACTACAATCTGAAACCTTAATCTGGGCTGCTGGTGTTACTGGGGATCCAGTTAGTGGACTTAATGCTGAAGCACTTGTAGATAGATTAAATCGCTATAAAGTAAATCAGTATAATCAGGTGGAAGGTTACGATACTATTTTTGCACTTGGTGATATTGCGTATATGGAGACCAAAGATTATCCAAAAGGACATCCTCAAGTAGCACAACCAGCAATACAGCAAGGAAAATTATTAGGAAAAAATTTGATTAGGTTAATAAATAATCAAACTTTAAAGCCTTTTGTATATAAGGATAAAGGCTCTATGGCTACTATTGGAAGAAACAAGGCAGTTGTAGATTTAAAACATTATAAATTTGCAGGCTTTTTTGCTTGGTTTGTTTGGATGTTTGTGCACTTAATGTCTTTGGTTGGCTTTAGAAATCGTGTAATTACTTTCTTTAATTGGACGTATAACTATATTAATTTTGACAAAGCTGCACGCCTCATTATAAGACCTTTTAAAAAATAAAATATTTAAGCAGAAGATATATGTTTAGAACACACATCTGTAAATGTATTAAGGGGTTAATAATCGTCGATTTCTATTTAGAAAATCGACGATTATAAGATAGGTTTCTAAAAAACACACTTTTTAAGGAGCTATTCACTTACAGAACCATTTATTATATCCCATAAATTATTTGGGCTTTCATTAAATGGCTCGTTAAAAAGAAAGATAATAAGTAATATGTAAGCTATAAATGCAAAAATGATCAAGATTTGAAACTTTGAGGTTCTTTGTATATCTTGTCTATCTTTTAACTCGCAAACTTCACCAGGGCAATATTGTACTTTATCCTTGTAGAATATACCATAGAATTTACACCCTAAGCATATACCAAAAGCTGTTTCCCAGAACAAAAACACTAAGCATATCAAACATATTAAGGCAGTTATAGGTCCATAAGAGTTAACAACATTTGTGAGTATAAATATTAGAAAAGATAATGCAAATCCAATCACCCAGGCAAACTTTTTTTGAGGAGCTCCAACATATTCAGGAACTTGATTTCTAACTATTAGACGACCAATAATTAAGAATGGAGAAAACTTTGGGTTGATGAAGACACGTATACTAATATCAGTAAAAAAGATAGTAACTGCATATTTCAGCATAGTAAAGTCACTAGTAAAAACAACCATTAGGATAGAAATAAACATGATTAAGAAAAGAATTCCTGCTGCAGCTCGTATTTCTCTTTCATTTAGTACAGGAATATTGTAGCCTTCTACATGTTCACCAAATTGAACAGTTTTATTTTTTGGTTTCATTTTTTCGATTTTTAATTGATTATTAATTTTTGATTGACGATTTTTTAAAATTGAAGAAGTTTGCTATATAAATTTTGTAAGTATACGACCATGGAATTATGATTAAATCTATAATGACAGCAATTAAGCATATTTTAAAGAACTCTTCTAAACTAGAATTTAAAAGGCCTGCAGATTTAGCCGGAAGGTAGACTCCAATAATCCATGCAAATTTATACAGCAATTGTAAAAGTATTAGAGGTAACATTTTTAGTGGATATCTAACTCCTAAACCCATTAATAAAGAATAAGAAGCCCAAAAACTAATTGCAACGCCGCTAAGAGTATCTAATTGTTCACTAGGAAAGAAGATTGTTGACCAATTATCAAAAGCCAGACTGATAAAAGTCAAGAGGTATATTGCTCTCATAAGATACAATTGAAGTTTTGGTGGGCTTTTAATATGTGAGCGTACAATGTTTAAAGTGTTCACATTACTTTGTGTTGATTTCATAATATTCGTTTTTTGATTGATGATTGATTAATTGATGAAGATTTTTTGATTTATACTATTGATTATTTTAGTTGGTAAATTCGATGTTAGATGTGTTGCCTTTAAATTTTATTTGAGAACCTGAGGCAGCTTTGCACTGAACAGATTGAAAAGATAAGTCTAGATTTGCTCTAGTATCACTACTGAATTCTAAATCTAGATTGTCTCCAGTAACTTTACCTTGGGTTTCAAAATACGCACCAGAATCGACTTTTAAAGAAATAAGAGCATCATTATATATATATACTTTTACTATATGATTTTCTCTTTTTTGTTTAGCCATTTCTATGATTAATGTCTCATTTTTAGTTTTTGTAATTACTTCTTGGATGACCTTTTCTTGGGCTTCTATTTTAATTTGCGAGATACTGTCTTGTGTAAAATAAACCTCAATTCCATGACTTAAACTAATCTTGTTGAAATTAGCAACAGTTCTTTTTTCTGTAGAGTAAGTGACTGTTTCTTTTTTGTATTTAGAACTATGTAAATGCCTATTAACTCTCAGCTGGAAAGCGATAGAAAAAATAAAAATGGCACCAAGTGCACTTAAGATTATTTGATTACTTTTTTTCATCTTCACTGTTTTTTAAATAGGTATTAAATGATGCTTTAACTTCTTCAAAGGTTACATCGAGTAATTTCATTTTTTTGAATACATCTGGTAGGACTTCTTCTTTAAATTCTTTTCTTTTTATTTCAAGGACCTTTTCATAACCGCTTTCAGAAACAAAATATCCAACACCACGTTTGTTATGGATAACATTAAGTTCTTGAAGATATGTAAACGCTCTCATAGCTGTATTAGGGTTAACCTCTACCATAACAGCTACTTCTCTTACCGAAGGTATGCGCTCTGCTTCCTGCCATTGTCTTAAGAGAATATTCTCATAGAAAAATTCTACAATTTGCAAATAAATAGGCTTTCCGCTGTCAAAGTCCATTCCCTATACTTCTTTTTCGGTTAATTTAAAATAAGCTGCAATCAACATTACTGGACCCAATATAATAACCCAAAACCATGTTCCGATTGTTGAAAAATCGTTTAACGCAAGG is from Pontimicrobium sp. SW4 and encodes:
- a CDS encoding GntR family transcriptional regulator; its protein translation is MDFDSGKPIYLQIVEFFYENILLRQWQEAERIPSVREVAVMVEVNPNTAMRAFTYLQELNVIHNKRGVGYFVSESGYEKVLEIKRKEFKEEVLPDVFKKMKLLDVTFEEVKASFNTYLKNSEDEKK
- a CDS encoding DUF2807 domain-containing protein, with product MKKSNQIILSALGAIFIFSIAFQLRVNRHLHSSKYKKETVTYSTEKRTVANFNKISLSHGIEVYFTQDSISQIKIEAQEKVIQEVITKTKNETLIIEMAKQKRENHIVKVYIYNDALISLKVDSGAYFETQGKVTGDNLDLEFSSDTRANLDLSFQSVQCKAASGSQIKFKGNTSNIEFTN
- a CDS encoding DUF4395 domain-containing protein, with the translated sequence MKPKNKTVQFGEHVEGYNIPVLNEREIRAAAGILFLIMFISILMVVFTSDFTMLKYAVTIFFTDISIRVFINPKFSPFLIIGRLIVRNQVPEYVGAPQKKFAWVIGFALSFLIFILTNVVNSYGPITALICLICLVFLFWETAFGICLGCKFYGIFYKDKVQYCPGEVCELKDRQDIQRTSKFQILIIFAFIAYILLIIFLFNEPFNESPNNLWDIINGSVSE
- a CDS encoding NAD(P)/FAD-dependent oxidoreductase, giving the protein MNIPESEFPRIVIIGGGFAGINLAKSLANKKAQVVLLDKDNYHTFQPLLYQVSTAGLEPDSIAYPLRKIIKRHKHSFFRLAEVNNIDTTLQIVETNIGNLKYDYLVIATGTKTNFFGNKTIEANSMPMKKVPQALNIRSLILQNFEKATIANTIDKRKAFLNFVIVGGGPTGVELAGAIAELKNHILPRDYRDLDSSNMQIHLLEGNSRVLPPMSEHASKKAERFLKKLGVQVHCNTFVKEYDGLSVITNTDLKLQSETLIWAAGVTGDPVSGLNAEALVDRLNRYKVNQYNQVEGYDTIFALGDIAYMETKDYPKGHPQVAQPAIQQGKLLGKNLIRLINNQTLKPFVYKDKGSMATIGRNKAVVDLKHYKFAGFFAWFVWMFVHLMSLVGFRNRVITFFNWTYNYINFDKAARLIIRPFKK